From the Daucus carota subsp. sativus chromosome 8, DH1 v3.0, whole genome shotgun sequence genome, one window contains:
- the LOC108197282 gene encoding ER lumen protein-retaining receptor translates to MMYIFRLLGDMSHLAAGVLLIFKIHSMKSCAGVSLKTQELYALVFATRYLDIFIYFISLYNSVMKIFFFGSSLSIVWYIRHHKIVHKSYDKHLDTFRHYFLLLPCFLLALVTNERFTFLEVMWTFSVYLEAIGILPQLVLVRRTRNNDNLIGQYVFLLGAYKAFYVLNWIYRYFAERHFVLWISLISGIIQVSLYAGFFYYYFRRTAMTDKLVFETESESLVLPSSVDLESGIRSISDSCGCPMPCPGGEGCQGCQFNAASSGDIEHKQCSCGSHCGCNPCGCSDAVSGGSTKAFCKCGDSCTCATCASEI, encoded by the exons ATGATGTATATATTCAGGTTACTAGGGGACATGAGCCATCTGGCTGCTGGTGTTCTTTTGATTTTCAAGATTCACTCCATGAAATCTTGTGCTG GCGTTTCACTAAAGACTCAAGAGCTTTATGCTCTTGTCTTCGCTACTCGCTACCTggatattttcatttattttatctCGCTATACAATTCTGTAATGAAGATATTCTTCTTCGGGAGCTCTTTGTCTATTGTTTGGTACATAAGGCATCACAAAATTGTCCACAAATCCTATGATAAACACCTAGACACATTTCGCCACTACTTTCTTTTGCTGCCTTGTTTTCTTCTGGCCCTAGTTACAAATGAAAGGTTCACTTTCCTAGAG GTAATGTGGACATTCTCTGTATATTTGGAGGCTATTGGCATACTTCCTCAGCTAGTGTTGGTACGAAGGACAAGAAATAATGACAATTTGATAGGGCAATATGTGTTCCTCCTTGG TGCATATAAAGCATTCTACGTCTTGAACTGGATATACCGCTACTTCGCGGAACGACACTTTGTTCTTTGgatat CTTTGATATCCGGGATTATTCAGGTATCGCTTTACGCTGGTTTCTTCTACTACTACTTCCGGAG GACTGCCATGACTGACAAGCTTGTATTTGAGACTGAAAGTGAGTCGTTGGTTTTACCAAGCAGTGTTGATTTGGAATCGGGAATCAGGTCAATAAG TGACAGCTGTGGTTGTCCGATGCCGTGCCCTGGTGGTGAAGGATGCCAAGGATGCCAGTTTAACGCTGCTAGTTCAGGTGATATTGAGCATAAGCAGTGCTCTTGTGGCTCACACTGTGGCTGCAACCCTTGTGGTTGCTCTGACGCTGTTTCAGGTGGTTCCACCAAGGCCTTCTGCAAGTGTGGTGATTCTTGCACTTGTGCTACTTGTGCCTCTGAAATATGA